A region from the Hippoglossus hippoglossus isolate fHipHip1 chromosome 18, fHipHip1.pri, whole genome shotgun sequence genome encodes:
- the prox3 gene encoding prospero homeobox 3 isoform X1 yields MDSPTDLFGDSAPQIHAFAPTLSSTDLPGVHPQPGAGRPPPAFRPPGFPIIHHHHQPGGASRRSGAQLNTRHPEGRDLEEGGGDRNAQVEQGIEGGEEGVLEGEESLLEVKKRHSDAVLAAEWSQDVLKVKRMKLESRQRDGEADGEADEGGRRRVGGREGRRREREELKEQLDEARERLQLLQEKVWRAFGEKHMADEETKNRRRNGNRGAADGEVVMMEEEDITEGMYDEEDIDDGETEKESFSLLSVSPFENFHTQKRREERQKERERRMERGRGGLHLEGLMEGAGLWLDCGGLVRGDWDGGMEDEGEEGGQKFAQALKLELGSAVARVIDRVLRLYTETTDFPPSSPPAAISFVPSDLGNDGGRERGVWMGLLTRGRGEEKTRGKEEKMGGQDGEREKQLQKMRNGGIGAQGQMHRAEPSDLTMPLAVQRSPDIRKSHPLLGPPLSSHLNPSHPNLSLHHPSLPRPPPLSHPPLLPPTSQPKDPSSHPSSSSSSSSSSSFPAPHPPPPPPPPPPPPLPLPLLHYSMQQLFSRALHHTQLPHMPPPRKDYLNADPFLEFSSHPSSHHSFPPLPLLGHLDPALARHAHGGRERERGMRGDGGMRGGGGMDGGELYLTAGGVYTQEGLSPCHLKKAKLMFFYARYPSSNTLKTYFPDVKFNRCVTSQMIKWFSNFREFFYIQMERFARQAVRDALTRDGAPRLSRETQLRVGRDTELYRILNMHYNKSNIYQVPERFIEVAEVALREFYSAIWTGRDSDPCWKKGIYKIICKLDSPVPDAFRLPGCPIG; encoded by the exons ATGGATTCACCCACAGATCTTTTCGGCGACTCCGCTCCCCAGATTCACGCATTCGCTCCCACTCTCAGCTCCACAGACCTCCCCGGAGTCCATCCCCAGCCCGGTGCAGGTCGCCCTCCTCCTGCCTTCAGACCTCCCGGCTTCCCCATCattcaccaccaccatcagcCAGGGGGAGCATCCAGGAGGAGTGGAGCACAACTCAACACAAGACACCCTGAAGGCAGAGATTtggaggaaggtggaggagacaggaaCGCACAGGTGGAGCAGGGGattgaaggaggagaggaaggggtcctggagggagaggagagcttgttggaggtgaagaagaggcaCAGTGATGCCGTTCTCGCAGCAGAGTGGAGCCAAGATGTCTTGAAAGTGAAGAGGATGAAACTGGAGAGTCGTCAGAGGGACGGAGAGGCTGACGGAGAGGCCGACGAGGGAGGCAGGAGACGCGTGGGAGGCCGGGAGGGGAGGAGACGAGAGAGGGAAGAGCTGAAAGAACAGCTGGATGAGgcgagagagagactgcagctcctgcaggagaaAGTATGGAGGGCTTTTGGGGAAAAGCACATGGCAGATGAGGAGACAAAAAATAGGCGCAGGAATGGAAACAGAGGAGCAGCGGATGGagaggtggtgatgatggaggaggaggacatcacAGAAGGCATGTATGATGAAGAGGACATTGAcgatggagagacagaaaaggagTCTTTCTCGCTTCTTTCCGTTTCCCCTTTTGAAAACTTCCACACCCAGAagcggagagaggagaggcagaaggagagagaaaggaggatggagagaggtagaggaggacTGCACTTGGAGGGCCTAATGGAGGGAGCAGGGCTGTGGTTGGACTGTGGAGGACTGGTGAGAGGAGActgggatggagggatggaagatgagggtgaggagggCGGGCAGAAGTTCGCTCAGGCCCTGAAGCTGGAGCTCGGCAGCGCTGTGGCCCGAGTCATCGACCGAGTTCTCCGCCTCTACACCGAAACAACAgatttccctccttcctctccgcCTGCCGCCATCTCCTTCGTCCCATCTGATCTAGGCAAtgacggagggagggagaggggagtgTGGATGGGACTGTTaacgagagggagaggggaggagaagacgaggggtaaggaggagaagatgggagggcaggatggagaaagagagaagcagCTCCAAAAGATGAGGAACGGGGGCATCGGGGCTCAGGGGCAGATGCACCGCGCCGAGCCGTCAGATCTGACGATGCCATTGGCTGTCCAACGGTCACCCGACATACGGAAGTCTCACCCGCTCCTTGGcccacctctctcctcccacctgAATCCCTCTCACCCAaacctctccctccatcacccGTCACTacctcgccctcctcctctctctcaccctcccctctTACCTCCAACTTCGCAGCCCAAGGACCCCTCCTCCCATccgtcctcatcctcctcctcttcctcctcctcttcctttcccgcgcctcaccctcctcctcctcctcctccccctcctcctccccctctccccctcccgCTGCTGCACTATTCCATGCAGCAGCTCTTCTCCCGGGCACTCCACCACACGCAGCTCCCCCACATGCCGCCGCCCCGGAAGGACTACCTGAACGCCGACCCCTTCCTGGAGTTCTCGTCCCACCCCTCGTCCCACCACTCCTTCCCACCGCTCCCCTTGCTCGGCCACCTGGACCCCGCCCTCGCCCGGCACGCCCACggaggcagggagagggagaggggcaTGAGAGGGGACGGGGGGATGAGAGGAGGcggagggatggacggaggggAACTCTACCTGACAGCTGGGGGA GTATACACCCAGGAGGGCTTGTCTCCCTGTCATCTGAAGAAAGCCAAGCTCATGTTCTTCTACGCACGTTATCCCAGCTCCAACACCCTCAAGACGTACTTCCCTGATGTCaag TTTAACCGCTGTGTGACCTCCCAGATGATTAAATGGTTCAGTAACTTCAGGGAGTTCTTCTACATCCAGATGGAGCGCTTCGCACGACAGGCTGTCCGCGACGCTCTCACCCG GGATGGAGCACCTCGTCTGAGCAGAGAGACTCAGCTGCGAGTGGGCCGTGACACGGAGCTGTACCGCATCCTCAACATGCACTACAACAAAAGTAACATCTACCAG GTCCCTGAGAGGTTCATCGAAGTGGCAGAGGTGGCTCTGAGGGAGTTTTACTCAGCCATTTGGACTGGCAGAGACAGCGACCCCTGCTGGAAGAAAGGGATTTATAAAATCATCTGTAAACTCGACAGTCCCGTGCCGGACGCCTTCAGACTGCCCGGCTGTCCTATCGGCTGA
- the prox3 gene encoding prospero homeobox 3 isoform X2 — MDSPTDLFGDSAPQIHAFAPTLSSTDLPGVHPQPGAGRPPPAFRPPGFPIIHHHHQPGGASRRSGAQLNTRHPEGRDLEEGGGDRNAQVEQGIEGGEEGVLEGEESLLEVKKRHSDAVLAAEWSQDVLKVKRMKLESRQRDGEADGEADEGGRRRVGGREGRRREREELKEQLDEARERLQLLQEKVWRAFGEKHMADEETKNRRRNGNRGAADGEVVMMEEEDITEGMYDEEDIDDGETEKESFSLLSVSPFENFHTQKRREERQKERERRMERGRGGLHLEGLMEGAGLWLDCGGLVRGDWDGGMEDEGEEGGQKFAQALKLELGSAVARVIDRVLRLYTETTDFPPSSPPAAISFVPSDLGNDGGRERGVWMGLLTRGRGEEKTRGKEEKMGGQDGEREKQLQKMRNGGIGAQGQMHRAEPSDLTMPLAVQRSPDIRKSHPLLGPPLSSHLNPSHPNLSLHHPSLPRPPPLSHPPLLPPTSQPKDPSSHPSSSSSSSSSSSFPAPHPPPPPPPPPPPPLPLPLLHYSMQQLFSRALHHTQLPHMPPPRKDYLNADPFLEFSSHPSSHHSFPPLPLLGHLDPALARHAHGGRERERGMRGDGGMRGGGGMDGGELYLTAGGTQEGLSPCHLKKAKLMFFYARYPSSNTLKTYFPDVKFNRCVTSQMIKWFSNFREFFYIQMERFARQAVRDALTRDGAPRLSRETQLRVGRDTELYRILNMHYNKSNIYQVPERFIEVAEVALREFYSAIWTGRDSDPCWKKGIYKIICKLDSPVPDAFRLPGCPIG; from the exons ATGGATTCACCCACAGATCTTTTCGGCGACTCCGCTCCCCAGATTCACGCATTCGCTCCCACTCTCAGCTCCACAGACCTCCCCGGAGTCCATCCCCAGCCCGGTGCAGGTCGCCCTCCTCCTGCCTTCAGACCTCCCGGCTTCCCCATCattcaccaccaccatcagcCAGGGGGAGCATCCAGGAGGAGTGGAGCACAACTCAACACAAGACACCCTGAAGGCAGAGATTtggaggaaggtggaggagacaggaaCGCACAGGTGGAGCAGGGGattgaaggaggagaggaaggggtcctggagggagaggagagcttgttggaggtgaagaagaggcaCAGTGATGCCGTTCTCGCAGCAGAGTGGAGCCAAGATGTCTTGAAAGTGAAGAGGATGAAACTGGAGAGTCGTCAGAGGGACGGAGAGGCTGACGGAGAGGCCGACGAGGGAGGCAGGAGACGCGTGGGAGGCCGGGAGGGGAGGAGACGAGAGAGGGAAGAGCTGAAAGAACAGCTGGATGAGgcgagagagagactgcagctcctgcaggagaaAGTATGGAGGGCTTTTGGGGAAAAGCACATGGCAGATGAGGAGACAAAAAATAGGCGCAGGAATGGAAACAGAGGAGCAGCGGATGGagaggtggtgatgatggaggaggaggacatcacAGAAGGCATGTATGATGAAGAGGACATTGAcgatggagagacagaaaaggagTCTTTCTCGCTTCTTTCCGTTTCCCCTTTTGAAAACTTCCACACCCAGAagcggagagaggagaggcagaaggagagagaaaggaggatggagagaggtagaggaggacTGCACTTGGAGGGCCTAATGGAGGGAGCAGGGCTGTGGTTGGACTGTGGAGGACTGGTGAGAGGAGActgggatggagggatggaagatgagggtgaggagggCGGGCAGAAGTTCGCTCAGGCCCTGAAGCTGGAGCTCGGCAGCGCTGTGGCCCGAGTCATCGACCGAGTTCTCCGCCTCTACACCGAAACAACAgatttccctccttcctctccgcCTGCCGCCATCTCCTTCGTCCCATCTGATCTAGGCAAtgacggagggagggagaggggagtgTGGATGGGACTGTTaacgagagggagaggggaggagaagacgaggggtaaggaggagaagatgggagggcaggatggagaaagagagaagcagCTCCAAAAGATGAGGAACGGGGGCATCGGGGCTCAGGGGCAGATGCACCGCGCCGAGCCGTCAGATCTGACGATGCCATTGGCTGTCCAACGGTCACCCGACATACGGAAGTCTCACCCGCTCCTTGGcccacctctctcctcccacctgAATCCCTCTCACCCAaacctctccctccatcacccGTCACTacctcgccctcctcctctctctcaccctcccctctTACCTCCAACTTCGCAGCCCAAGGACCCCTCCTCCCATccgtcctcatcctcctcctcttcctcctcctcttcctttcccgcgcctcaccctcctcctcctcctcctccccctcctcctccccctctccccctcccgCTGCTGCACTATTCCATGCAGCAGCTCTTCTCCCGGGCACTCCACCACACGCAGCTCCCCCACATGCCGCCGCCCCGGAAGGACTACCTGAACGCCGACCCCTTCCTGGAGTTCTCGTCCCACCCCTCGTCCCACCACTCCTTCCCACCGCTCCCCTTGCTCGGCCACCTGGACCCCGCCCTCGCCCGGCACGCCCACggaggcagggagagggagaggggcaTGAGAGGGGACGGGGGGATGAGAGGAGGcggagggatggacggaggggAACTCTACCTGACAGCTGGGGGA ACCCAGGAGGGCTTGTCTCCCTGTCATCTGAAGAAAGCCAAGCTCATGTTCTTCTACGCACGTTATCCCAGCTCCAACACCCTCAAGACGTACTTCCCTGATGTCaag TTTAACCGCTGTGTGACCTCCCAGATGATTAAATGGTTCAGTAACTTCAGGGAGTTCTTCTACATCCAGATGGAGCGCTTCGCACGACAGGCTGTCCGCGACGCTCTCACCCG GGATGGAGCACCTCGTCTGAGCAGAGAGACTCAGCTGCGAGTGGGCCGTGACACGGAGCTGTACCGCATCCTCAACATGCACTACAACAAAAGTAACATCTACCAG GTCCCTGAGAGGTTCATCGAAGTGGCAGAGGTGGCTCTGAGGGAGTTTTACTCAGCCATTTGGACTGGCAGAGACAGCGACCCCTGCTGGAAGAAAGGGATTTATAAAATCATCTGTAAACTCGACAGTCCCGTGCCGGACGCCTTCAGACTGCCCGGCTGTCCTATCGGCTGA